The Oncorhynchus gorbuscha isolate QuinsamMale2020 ecotype Even-year linkage group LG06, OgorEven_v1.0, whole genome shotgun sequence sequence ATTCCACATAGAATATCTCTAGTGTTACAAACTCCCAGTCAAAATTTCATGCTGATTACATTTTTAATAGTTGAGGTAAAACTAGATAAAAAGGTGTTTGGGATTTGATGCTTTGCTTCTCACCAATTTGTTGCCTTGTATGGACATGCTATAACAGAAGTTGGAGCTAAAATATGTTATACTACACTGCTCTGTTAACATTTTCTGACATCTTAAATGCATAAAACAACACCAAGGTGTGACGCTAACTGATATTTCTCTTGCAGGTGACCAAACTGCCCAGCGGTCTGGTGATAGCCTCGTTGGACAACTACTCCCCAGGTTCCAGGATCGGTGTGTTTGTGAAGGCTGGCTGTCGCTATGAGTCCCCAGAGAACCAGGGAGTCACCCACCTGCTCCGTCTGGCTGCCAACCTGGTACTTCTGGTTCATCAACATGATGTAGACAGGAGCTTCAATGTACTCAATACTGTGTAGGAACTAGTGATGTGGTTAATCCCACATCATTAATTTCTCTTTTCTagactaccaaaggtgcttcagcctTCAGGATCTGTCGTGGTGTGGAGGCAGTAGGAGGCAGTCTAGGGTCAGTAGTCTTCAGAGCCTGTGAATGAGTGTTTACATCCTCACGAGCCAAAAGACAACTAGACATATCTATTGTTTGGGATACTTACCATCTTTTCTGACTGACTGTACCACTGCCATGGATGACATATTGTTTATCTTTGTGTTTTCTATGCAGCGTGACGTCATCCAGAGAGAACATGATCTACTCTGTTGACTGTCTCAGAGACCACATGTAAGTGATGCTTGCTTAAAGCGTACCTCGGTATTATGGCTGGGaccatactagaggtcgaccgattatgatttttcaataccgagACCAATTTATTGGATGACCAAAAAGGCCGATGCCGAATAATCTGCCcttttaaaatatttatttttatttatttgtaataatgacaatactgaatgaacacttaacttaatataatacatcaataaaatcaatttagcctcaagtaaaaatgcaaaaacaaagtgttggagaagaaagtaaaagtgcaatatgtgccatgtaagaaagctaacgtttcagttccttgctcagaatatgagaacatatgaaagctggtggtttcttttaacatgggtcttcaatattcccaggtaagaagttttatgttgtagttattataggactatttccctctataccatttgtatttcatgaacctttgactattggatgttcttataggcactttagtattgccagtgtaacagtatagcttccgtccctctcctcgctcctccctgggctcgaaccagcaacacaacgacaacagccaccatcgaagcagcgttacccatgcagagcaaggggaataactacttgaaggctcagagcgagtgacgtttgaaacactattagcgcgcgctaactagctagccatttcacttcggttacaccagcctcatctcgggagttgataggcttgaagtcataaacagcgcaatgcttgacgcacaacgaagagctgctggcaaaacgcacgaaagtgctgtttgaatgaatgtttacatgcCTGCTtttgcctaccaccgctcagtcagatacttagatgcttgtatgctcagtcagattatatgcaacgcaggacacgctagataatatctagtaatctcatcaatcatgtgtagttaactagtgattatgattgattgttttttaatgccagctagcaacttaccttggcttactgcattcgtgtaacaggcagccTCCTTGTAGAGtacaaccagagagaggcaggtctttattgcattggactagttaactgtaaggttgcaagattggatcccccgagctgacaaggtgaaaatctgtcgttctgcccctgaacaaggcagttaacccaccgttcctaggccatcattgaaaataagaatgtgttcttaactgacttgcatagttaactAAAGGTATTTAaaaaatcggcgtccaaaaatacagatttccgattgttatgaaaacttgaaatcggccctaattaatcggccattccgatgaatCGGTCGACCTCAAGACTATACCAGTATCATGATACTCCCTAGTGTCATGGCagggaaacaaaacacaaagtgGATTTAACTTCTTTATTAAAACAGACCTAATGTTGGGAACAAATATCATTGTTGTCATCCAGTCACATTTATTTTCACAGCTATATCACACactattttacatacagcagtcTTTTTTAAAGAccaaaaagtgtttttcttttaTATTCCGATATTGTCACAGCCCTACTATGCATACACAAAGAATGACCACCATTTATTCACCATATTCAGACCTATGTTTGTGTACGCATAGTAGGGCTGTGACAATACAGGTATCGCAATATAAAATACCAAATAAATTGCTATCATTGTGATTTCTGTGTTGTCTAATGCAGTGACACGGTGATGGAGTATCTGATCAATGTGACCACAGCCCCAGAGTTCAGGCCGTGGGAGGTGTCGGACCTCACCCCAAGGGTCAAGATGGACAAGGCCCTAGCCGCGCAGACCCCCCAGAtgggtgagaacacacacactggttgttTCAGTTTGATTATTTGAATGTGCTGTCTGTTAATATCTCTGGATAATAGTATAATGTTACATGTTAAAAGATGAATATGTCACCATCACACTGCAGCTGAAGCATATTGTGGATCTGTTCCTCAGGTGTGATTGAGGGTCTACATGGAGCTGCTTACAAGAACGCCCTGTCCAACTCCCTCTACTGCCCAGACTACATGGTTAGCCAGGTCGATTCTGACCATGTAAGACACTCAACATCCTGGTCCTAGCATGTTCTACTGTACAGCACTATTAATTTGTTTGGGCTAATGCTATGGGTGTACATCTTCCTCTCCAGATGAACATGCAGGGTTGTACTACTTCAGGAAGTACAGCACTACGGTTGAATTTTTCAttaaccctctgtttctctccagatGCACAATTTTATCCAGAACAATTTCACAAGTGCAAGAATGGCTCTGGTTGGGCTTGGTAAGTTTTTAATGTGTATTtctaataaaacatatttttaatCAAATGACTTGATGGCCATGTGTGTTAAGATCATTTTGAAAAGGATGTGTTTTCATATACATTCTGTCTGTTCAGGTGTGGACCACAATGTTCTGAAGCAGGTGGGAGAGCAGTTCCTCAACATCCGCAGTGGGATGGGCACCGCTGGGACAAAGGCTCAGTACCGCGGTGGTAAGACCCTTATTCCAGAGGGGCTGAGATGACCACTATCTGCAAGAAGAGGGTTGGCTCCCCATGCATTAAATGTCATTTTCCTGGGAAATTTCCTGAATTCTAATGAGgtttctccctgctctccctttcttttttctctctaggCGAGGTGCGGGTGCAGAACGGGTCCAGCCTGGTGCACTCTGTAGTGGTGTCTGAGGGGGCAGCGGTGGGCACAGACGAGGCTATGGCCTTCTCTGTACTACAGCACGTCCTGGGGGCGGGGCCACACATCAAGAGAGGCTCCAACCCCACCTCCAAACTCTTCCATGGTGTCGCTAAGGCTACTGCAGACCCCTTCGATGTGAGTGACATAATCAGCAGATCAGATTGTGTTTTCATAGCTGGGCATTCTACAAGGGGGGAATGCAGTATGTGGAGAAGTCTTTGGGTAGAAGAGTTTTGTGCAGAATAGATTTCTGTCATGCAGTCATTCTCCTCTGGTGTCCCCTCCTTTTAGGCCTCTGCTTTCAATTCCAACTACTCTGACTCTGGCCTGTTTGGAGTCTACACCATCTCCCAGTCTGCAGCAGCTGGTGACGTGAGTATGATGTCTCTTACATTTCCACTGATAACGTACATTTTATAAGAATTGATAAAGATGAATTGATCCTCTTCACAACAGCTTTTTGAAGCCGTTACTAGTTAGTCCTATGAGGGATAGTTGCTTTTACATAGAATGGAATGTAAGATCATTAATTTAGGATGAGGAAAGATCATAATGAAGATTCACTTTGACCTCTCATTGATTAATCGATTGACCTATCCCTGTCCTCCTATCCAGGTGATCAAGGCAGCTATTAGCCAGGTGAAGGCTGTTACAGGAGGAGTCTCAGAAGCTGACCTGACCCGCGCCAAGTAAGCTAACACACAGACTTAGAAACTTGAATATAGAATTTGAGTAGATAAAATCAAGAAATGTATTGCAATGGAAAGGACTTTGAAGATGTTGACTTAAGGTGTATCTGTTTTTGTAGGACCCAGCTGAAGGCTGAGTACCTGATGTCGTTGGAGAGCTCAGAGGGTTTGTTAGACGCCATGGGTTCACAGGCTCTGTCCGGAGGCGTCTACCACTCTCCCGAGGCCATCGCACAGAAGATCGACTCAGTCTCCGCAACTGATGTCGCCAACGTAAGTTTATTCACTTTGGGGTGAATATTATCTTCTGCTGAAGTTGAATTTTCACTTAGTCATTTATTGATGTCAATTGAAGACTAAGTGAAAATTCAAGTGGAGGttcatatacactgctcaaaaaaataaagggaacactaaaataattATGGAAGTTGAGAATTCATGCAGCTTTTCGCAGCGTTTTGTTAAAAATCGcccaacatttcagcgccctgctattcatgctaggaatatagtacatgcatgtgattagtatgtgtggatagaaaacactcagacgtttccaaaactgtttaaaTCACGTCTGTGGCATTTACAGAACGGGCGTTTCATCCAAAAGTGCATGGAAATCtgttcactgaaaatggaaaaatatatccttccGCGACTACAGGCAATTGttaaaagtgaaccgaattaaatagAGCCGAGTTTAcattgcctacagcttccacagggtgtctagagtcatgtcattttattcgcaattgattcttggtcaaacccaAACAAGGGAACACCCTCCCTGATGGCTCCGCCCTGATTTTTGGTCGACCTCTGGTCAGACATGTTTTTCTACACAGACAAGATACAGATTTAACATCGTCTCCTGatcaattttatcgcttattaacgtgtactaatacctaaagtggcattacaaaagtatttaaagttttttgtgaaagtttatcgtcgactttttgaattaaaaaaaattacgttacgttatgaaatgctAATTTTTTTCTTTACTCGCAACGTAATTCTTagctcgatatctaggctatatatggaccgatttaatcgaaaaaagaccctaaatgatgtttatgggacatctaggagtgccaagaaagaagctcgtcaaaggtaatgaatgttttaaatattttatttcagcgtttttgtTTGCGacggctaacgcaaaatctgtcgttttaggtgactgtgcagtattttgagggtgcatggtatcagataatagcttctcatgctttccccgaaaagcattttacaaatctgacttggtggatagattcacaacgagtgtagctttaattcagtatattgtatgtcaattttaatgaaagtttgaggtttATCAACCTCTATGGTGGCGCTCTTGAGCATTTCTGCTGATTGTGGTCCCCACTTCGGTACCACGTCTTTAACAAgataacacatcctagatatgaatgaaatattcttattaaatacttttttcttcacatagttgaatgtgctggcaataaaatcacaaaaattatcaatggaaatcaaatttatcaacccatggaggtctggatttggagtcacactcaaaattaaagtggaaaaccacactacaggctgatccaactttgatgtaatgtccttaaaacaagtcaaaatgaggctcagttgtgtgtgtgtggcctccacgtgcctgtatgacctccctacaacacctgggcatgctcctgatgaggtggcggatggtctcctgagggatctcctcccagacctggactaaagcatccgcaaactcctggacagtctgtggtgcaacgtggcgttggtggacatgatgtcccagatgtgctcaattggattcaggtctggggaacaggcgggccagtccatggcatcaatgccttcctcttgcatgAACTtctggcagtcaggctacctctggcgagcacatggagggctgtgcggccccccaaaaaaatgccaccccacaccatgactgacccaccgccaaactggtcatgctggaggatgttgcaggcagcaaaacgttctccacggcttctccagactctgtcacgtctgtcacatgtgctcagtgtgaacctgctttcatctgtgaagagcacagggcgccagtggcaaatttgccaatcttggtgttctctggcaaatgccaaacgtccttcagtgttgggctgtaagcacaacccccacctgtggacgtcgggccctcatacctccctcatggagtctgtttctgaccgtttgagcagacacatgcacatttgtggcctgctggaggtcattttgcagtgctcctcctgctcctccttgcacaaaggcagaggtagcggtcctgctgctgggttgttgccctcctacggccacctccctgtctcctggtagcgcctccatgctctggacactacgctgacagacacagcaaactttcttgccacagctcgcatggatgtgtcatcctggatgagctgcactacctgagccacttgtgtgggttgtagactccgtctcatgctaccactagagtgaaagcaccgccagcattcaaaagtgaccaaaacatcagccaggaagcataggaactgagaagtggtctatgGTCAccccctgcagaaccactcctttattgggggtgtcttgctaattgcctataatttccacctgttgtctattccatttgcacaacagcatgtgaaatgtattgtcagtcagtgttgcttcctaagcggacagtttgatttcacagaagtgtgattgacttggagatacattttgtttaagtgttcccttttatttttttgagcagtgtatttctaTATTAGTCTTTGCTGCAGCTCACTCTCGACTTGTACAGCACATTAGGAGTGTCTTCCTTGTTTGTTAGTTTTTCTGTTTAGATGGTgccgtgtggctcagttgatagagcatggtgcttgcaacaccaagGTTCTTGGTTCGATTTCCACGGGGACCAGTACAGAAAGTATGAAAAATGTATAAGTCGCTGTGGATAAGAATGTCTACTAAATGTAATGTGTTTTCCTTGTTCTCTCAGGCTGCAAATAAGTTTGTTTCAGGCAAGAAGTCCATGGCTTCCAGTGGAAACCTCATCAAGACGCCCTTCGTTGACGAGATCTAAAGCCTTTCAACTGTATTTCACGTGATATTAAGTCACAACAAAGCCCTCTGTCCATTCAAAACAAACAAACTGAAACAGTCATTATCCTAATTGCGTCATTGTTCTTTTGAGGAAGTTATGTTGTAATCACACCAACTGCCAATATTTATAGTTGTTGCTATTTTTACGTGGATCTTGAACTGTATAACTCATGTAAATGAATGAATAAAGAATATCTACCGTAAAGGTGGAATAAGTAGTTTTTTTACTCTTGTAAATAGACCTAATGTCTTACCAGGTGATAATAAATGAAACATTTTGATCCATGAAAAGTTTTGATGCATTGTCCAATAGTGTGAAATTCTATTTCTCCTAATCTGTTCATGTCACATGAAAAAGTGTTTGATTACGTCTGACCATGTTGAACAAAATAACATAGTTACGTTATTTGTTACCGGAAATACAAGTGAATTGTAGCCAGGTGACTAATGTATGTTTTACAATGAGAAAATATACTTTTAGTCATGTTGTGgatgtggacacctgttcgtcaaacatctcattccaaaaccatgggcaataatatggagttgccccccccccccataacaacctccactcttctgggaaagctttccattagatgttggaacattgctgtggtgattttcttccattcagccacactgatgttgggcaattaggcctggatcgaagtctgcgttccaattcatcccaaaggtataagatggggttgaggtcagggctctgcatgctagtcaggttcttccacaccgatctcaacaaaccatttctgtatggacctcgctttgtgcacagggcctttgtcatgctgaaacaggaaagtgccTTCTTTGAActgatggtgaagcgtgattcatatCTCCAgaaaacgtgtttccactgctccaatgtccaatggcggcaagctcggccatggaaacccatttcaagaatctcccaacgaacagttattgtgccaacgttgcttccagaggcagtttttaactctagtgagtgttgcaaccgaggacagacagtTTTTACATGCTATGTGGTCCTGTTCTTTGAGCTTGTGGCTTACCactgcggctgagccattgttgctcctagatgtttccacttcacaataacagcagttgaccgggacagctctagcagaGAAGGACAGACATTTGAAGAACTGAtttgttagaaaggtggcatcctatgatggtgccatgttgaaaatcactgagctcctcagtatggccattctactgccaatatttgtctatggcgattacatggctgtgtgctctattttatacacctgtcagcaattgGTGTGGCAggaatagccgaatccactcatttgaaggggtgtccacatactttgaggacaatacagtggctctatgttaatgtatatatttAATCATACCAGATTCTTTTTTTCAGTAGATTGAAGTTAATTTGGGTTATGGGTATACTTTATCAAGATGATCTTACAGATTATTTTACCATGACCATTAGCCTTTACATATGCTTAAATCAGTGATTTTGACTAAACAATGTAATTTGGTTATTTCAGGGGGAATTGGGAATGTATAGGCCTTTAAACTTAATTAGTATAATGTATACACTTAATGTCAGTAGTTTTGTTCAGTGTCTCTTGCACAAGTGTAGCCCTGGTTTATGTGAGTTTTACTAAATAGTTACAGAGCAGAGCTGTGTTTATCAATGTATTGTACATAGCCACTGGTGTAAACCATGTTCGCATGGGTATATTACGGCAGAAGTGCAGATTTGTAAGCCTGGTTTGTATGAATGTTGCGACTTGGACACGAGGGTAAACCTGTTTTATGAGTATTAAGCTTTATACCCATGAATTTACCTGGTTTATTTGAGTAATAAGATGTACCAGGCTAATACAGGTAATGGGTCTGAATGGATGTAATTGTCCCTTCAAATCCTTTCTGGCAGTGATGTGGTCAATATGCACTAAACCTCAGGTCCAGGTTGAGTCCCAAGTCACTTGGCAGTGCTAAAAGCTGTGGGCCAATAATCTTTGAAGCTATATTTAGTAAGGTAGAAAGCTAAGTAAGGCTAGACTGCTAATACAGTAGCTATGTAACATTTGCTCTTGTAGCTAGCATATTGAATCATGCAAGAGAGAAAGTCTGTTGAGTCAGAGTCGAGTCACAAAAACGTAACTTGAATCAAAGTTGTTACGAACCGGCTCATAGCCCGTAACAAAGAGGTAGACAACGCAAAGATAAAGAAATCAAACATATTTATTAGAGTAAACTATATCCAAGTAGAAATGTTGTGTGTAGTCAGCAGTGTAAGTGAGTGGATGCGTGCATAGATggtgataatgaggggtgttgagAGGTGCCAAAACAAACACAAAGAAGCCCCAAAATGCCACAACCAAAAacaggagtgtgtctgtgtggagagaGTCTCTTCAATGTATGGGGGAAAGGTGTATTTATCCCCGGGACATGCCCAAGCCCAGGTTTGTCACACTTCACTGACCCTCCCGGCTACGGCTACcgacatcctattaaggaaaacaagagcaaagataAATAtttcggcagacagagtgggagggtcatcACAGTGAAGTCCTAGTCCCTGACTCGAGTACTACAACACCGCTTTCTGGTAACAAGTTTGTGGTAGAAAAAAAGTGAATGAGCCTGAGGCAAATGAGTGATACCACTGTTCCATGATTTTATTTGTGAATTGGTTAAGGTACACAGGTCAGATGTCACAGGACTAAGACATGCAACTAACAAGGTTGGGTGTGCAAGGGATAGTTGGATATGGGTAAATGTTGGTGGCTTGGCAGAATACAGGCTTTGAATGGGTAATGAACTTTGAACTGGGTAATGGCTGAGATAGAACTGGAGTCTATGGGTAACAAATAGAGCTTTATAGGGCTAGGGTATGGGTGTAGTGGGACATTAGGGCTAGGATGTGGGTGTATTGGGACATTAGGGCTTGGATATGGGTGTATCAGGACTTGATTGTATCAATATTAGGGTATTGGAATGTGGGTGTTGGGGGCTAGGGCATTGGACTGGGGTGTGTGGGTCATTGGGTTTAGGTGTGTTGGTTAGTGGGCTGAggtacatacactaccagtcaaaagttttagagcacctactcattcaaaggttgttctttattttgactattttctacattgtagaataatagtaaagacatcaaaactttgaaataacacatggaatcatgtagtaaccaaaaaagtgttaatgaaatccaaatatattttatatttgagattcttcaaatagccaccttttgccttgatgacagctttgcacactcttggcattctttcaaccagcttcacctgaaatgcttttccaacagcctcgaaggagttcccacatttgatgagcacttgttgactgcttttccttcactctgcggtccgactcatcccaaaccatctcaattttgttgaggtcgggggattgtggaggccatgtcatctgacgcagcactccatcactctccttctttgtaaAATAGCCCTTGCACTGCCTGGAtgtgtgttaggtcattgtcctaaatgatagtcccactaagcgtaaaccagatgggatggtgtatcgctgcagaatgttggggtagccatgctggttaagcgtgccttgaatt is a genomic window containing:
- the LOC124038573 gene encoding cytochrome b-c1 complex subunit 2, mitochondrial-like isoform X1; this encodes MKGIRGISKLSTRLYAAQVARKLDVSAEHVKFQPQEVQVTKLPSGLVIASLDNYSPGSRIGVFVKAGCRYESPENQGVTHLLRLAANLTTKGASAFRICRGVEAVGGSLGVTSSRENMIYSVDCLRDHIDTVMEYLINVTTAPEFRPWEVSDLTPRVKMDKALAAQTPQMGVIEGLHGAAYKNALSNSLYCPDYMVSQVDSDHMHNFIQNNFTSARMALVGLGVDHNVLKQVGEQFLNIRSGMGTAGTKAQYRGGEVRVQNGSSLVHSVVVSEGAAVGTDEAMAFSVLQHVLGAGPHIKRGSNPTSKLFHGVAKATADPFDASAFNSNYSDSGLFGVYTISQSAAAGDVIKAAISQVKAVTGGVSEADLTRAKTQLKAEYLMSLESSEGLLDAMGSQALSGGVYHSPEAIAQKIDSVSATDVANAANKFVSGKKSMASSGNLIKTPFVDEI
- the LOC124038573 gene encoding cytochrome b-c1 complex subunit 2, mitochondrial-like isoform X2, producing MKGIRGISKLSTRLYAAQVARKLDVSAEHVKFQPQEVQVTKLPSGLVIASLDNYSPGSRIGVFVKAGCRYESPENQGVTHLLRLAANLVLLVHQHDVDRSFNVLNTVVTSSRENMIYSVDCLRDHIDTVMEYLINVTTAPEFRPWEVSDLTPRVKMDKALAAQTPQMGVIEGLHGAAYKNALSNSLYCPDYMVSQVDSDHMHNFIQNNFTSARMALVGLGVDHNVLKQVGEQFLNIRSGMGTAGTKAQYRGGEVRVQNGSSLVHSVVVSEGAAVGTDEAMAFSVLQHVLGAGPHIKRGSNPTSKLFHGVAKATADPFDASAFNSNYSDSGLFGVYTISQSAAAGDVIKAAISQVKAVTGGVSEADLTRAKTQLKAEYLMSLESSEGLLDAMGSQALSGGVYHSPEAIAQKIDSVSATDVANAANKFVSGKKSMASSGNLIKTPFVDEI